A stretch of Pempheris klunzingeri isolate RE-2024b chromosome 19, fPemKlu1.hap1, whole genome shotgun sequence DNA encodes these proteins:
- the LOC139218992 gene encoding matrix metalloproteinase-17-like — MVSLLLHKWMRSISPEMLLLLLVPMLWFLPLTGAAPSLTTEQLDTGVDWLSKFGYLPPPDPVTGQLQTKEALTKAIKAMQKFGGLKETGVFDQATLGLMKTPRCSLPDVSETDVTLGRRKRGLSPQNKWNKRHLSWRVRTFPKDSALLGRDTVRALMYYALKVWSDIAPLNFHEVAGSDADIQIDFTKADHNDGYPFDGPGGTVAHAFFPGERFTAGDTHFDDDEAWTFRSPDSHGMDLFAVAVHEFGHAIGLVHTSAMESIMRPYYQGPVGDPLKYDLPYEDKVRVWQLYGVRDSVSHTNRPGNPSQTAEPPVLLDLPENRSSVLLVRDAPDRCTTHFDAVAQIRGETFFFKGKYFWRLTREKHLVSLRPAQIHRFWRGLPTNLDSVDAVYERPGDHKIVFFKGLKYWVFKDNIVEEGYPRPISDFGLPMEGVDAAFVWLHNDKTYFFKDNHYWRYDDHLRRMDLGYPKDSTLWKGLPPQLDDAMRWSDGSSYFFKGKEYWRVPGSDMEAEAGYPRLIAKDWLLCTEMQSDSPDTEPKSTETRGNVHHHPDHAENGYEVCSCTSDTASPLGARPSPSPLWLLPPLWTLSLALRSELL; from the exons GACTGGCTGAGTAAGTTTGGTTACCTCCCGCCCCCCGACCCAGTGACTGGTCAGCTTCAGACCAAGGAGGCCCTCACCAAGGCCATCAAAGCCATGCAGAAGTTCGGAGGGCTGAAGGAGACCGGAGTCTTTG accaAGCAACACTGGGCCTAATGAAAACACCCAGATGTTCTCTGCCAGACGTGTCTGAGACCGATGTGACCTTAGGCCGCAGGAAACGAGGCCTGAGTCCACAGAACAAATGGAATAAGAGGCATCTGTCCTGGAG AGTGAGGACGTTCCCCAAGGATTCGGCCTTGCTGGGCAGGGACACTGTCCGGGCCCTGATGTACTACGCCTTGAAGGTCTGGAGCGACATCGCACCCCTTAACTTCCACGAGGTGGCCGGCAGCGATGCAGACATTCAGATCGACTTCACTAAGGCCGACCATAATGATGGATATCCCTTCGATGGGCCAGGGGGCACCGTGGCACACGCGTTTTTCCCTGGAGAGAGGTTCACAGCTGGGGATACACACTTTGACGACGACGAGGCCTGGACCTTCAGATCTCCAG ACTCCCATGGGATGGATCTGTTTGCGGTTGCAGTCCACGAGTTTGGTCACGCCATCGGCCTGGTCCACACCTCAGCCATGGAGTCCATCATGAGGCCGTACTACCAGGGTCCCGTAGGAGACCCTCTGAAATACGACCTCCCCTATGAAGACAAGGTCCGCGTCTGGCAGCTCTACG GTGTCAGAGACTCGGTGTCCCATACAAACCGACCAGGGAACCCCTCCCAGACAGCTGAACCTCCTGTCCTGCTGGACCTTCCTGAAAACAGATCCTCTGTCCT GCTGGTGCGAGATGCCCCCGACAGATGCACCACTCACTTTGATGCAGTGGCCCAGATACGAGGGGAGACCTTCTTTTTCAAAG GAAAGTACTTCTGGCGACTAACAAGAGAGAAGCACCTGGTGTCTCTGCGTCCTGCTCAGATCCATCGCTTCTGGAGGGGCCTCCCGACCAACCTGGACAGTGTGGATGCTGTGTATGAGAGGCCTGGCGACCACAAAATAGTCTTTTTCAAAG GTCTGAAGTACTGGGTATTTAAAGACAACATCGTGGAGGAGGGGTACCCTCGTCCAATCAGTGACTTCGGCCTACCCATGGAGGGCGTGGATGCAGCTTTCGTTTGGCTGCACAACGACAAAACCTACTTCTTCAAAGACAACCACTACTGGCGCTACGATGACCACCTGAGGCGCATGGACCTGGGCTACCCTAAAGACAGCACGCTTTGGAAGGGGCTGCCGCCACAGCTGGACGACGCCATGAGGTGGTCCGATG GCTCGTCCTATTTCTTCAAGGGGAAGGAGTACTGGAGGGTGCCGGGCAGTGACATGGAGGCGGAGGCAGGATACCCCCGCCTCATCGCTAAAGACTGGCTTCTGTGCACCGAGATGCAGTCAGACTCTCCCGACACAGAGCCCAAAAGCACGGAGACGAGAGGCAACGTGCACCATCACCCCGACCACGCAGAGAATGGATACGAGGTGTGCTCCTGCACCTCTGACACCGCCTCGCCTTTAGGTGCCCGCCCCTCCCCGTCCCCCCTGTGGCTGCTGCCACCTCTCTGGACGCTCTCGCTGGCCCTCCGCTCTGAACTGCTATGA